A region of Thermococcus barossii DNA encodes the following proteins:
- a CDS encoding ATP/GTP-binding protein, whose translation MILTFVGTAGSGKTTLTRAFGEYLEGNGYRVSYVNLDTGAKRLPYKPDLDVRDDVTAWEIMEEGYGPNGAIVESYDRLLPRVSEYISSIMELKGRSDYVLLDTPGQMETFLFHDFGVRLMENLPEPLTVYLFSPDILRKPADFCFARFFGLMIELRLGTTTVPAMSKVDTVSNIDEYRRYLDDIEYLTARLRLEPSTQGLLAHRMCLVFPELAPPTRVLYLSSKTGEGFDDLETLAYEHYCTCGDLT comes from the coding sequence ATGATACTGACGTTCGTGGGCACCGCCGGAAGCGGAAAGACCACCCTGACGAGGGCGTTTGGGGAATACCTTGAGGGGAACGGTTACAGAGTCTCGTACGTCAACCTAGATACGGGTGCGAAGAGATTACCATACAAGCCCGACCTCGACGTTAGGGACGATGTGACCGCCTGGGAGATTATGGAGGAAGGCTACGGTCCCAACGGGGCCATAGTGGAGAGCTATGACAGGCTCCTTCCGCGGGTTTCTGAGTACATTTCCTCAATCATGGAGCTGAAGGGGAGGAGCGACTACGTTCTCCTGGACACCCCCGGCCAGATGGAGACGTTTCTCTTCCACGACTTCGGCGTCCGGTTGATGGAGAACCTCCCCGAGCCACTCACGGTTTATCTGTTCAGCCCAGACATACTGAGGAAGCCCGCTGACTTCTGCTTCGCTCGCTTCTTCGGACTGATGATAGAACTGCGCCTCGGAACAACAACCGTACCGGCGATGAGCAAGGTTGACACAGTGAGCAACATCGATGAATACAGACGGTACCTGGACGATATCGAGTACCTCACCGCCAGACTCCGGCTGGAACCATCCACTCAGGGACTTCTCGCCCACAGGATGTGCCTGGTTTTTCCGGAGCTGGCGCCCCCAACCAGAGTCCTCTACCTCTCATCCAAGACAGGGGAGGGCTTCGATGACCTTGAGACCCTCGCATACGAGCACTACTGCACCTGCGGCGACCTGACGTAG